Genomic segment of uncultured Methanobrevibacter sp.:
TGGATGGTCCTTATTTAAAATCACCAAGGGTGAGGACTCTTCACGGCTGAGGTAGGCTTGTGACCTTATTGCACGCTTGTCCTTTTTGAAGTTTGAAACGGCGATTATGTCATCTGATTCTAAAAACTGGACTATTTCCTCATTGTCCTGTGTTGCGATAAATAGCATCTTGTTTTCATAGGCCACTTTTACAACGCCAACCATTCCGGTTTCACCTTCAAGAAATAGTATTTCATCATCTTTAAAATCAATATTCATGTTATCACAAAAAAATAAAAAAAGAGAGTAAATGGGAATTTACTCTGCAAGTTCCACATTGTCGCTTTGACAAGATGGACAAACAACTTTTTTTCCAAGTCCTTTAAAGGAATTTCCACAGTCTTTACAGTGATATTTTTTGGTTTTTAATTTTTTCAAATCAATATCAGCCATTGGGCCTCCACTTGAACACATTTTAAATCACCTATATAATAATATATTATAATCTATTTTTAAATGTATTGTAAAAATGATTAATCAAAGCAACTTTTGAGTATCCTGAATTTGTTTTAGTGTTTGTGAATCATTTGTCAGGTCAAATTTCAACTCCAGGAAGTAAAGTAACTGGTTATACAATTTGTTTTGGTCATATTCCTTAATGAATTCGTCCAATGTTTCTAAAATGAAAGGATTTGGGCCAATCTGAATTTTTTTATCTTCAATAATCTTTATGCATTCATTCAACGGCAATTCCATATTGTCATTTTTTGATTGGATATATTTGATTTCGGTGTATGCAACGGGACTTGCCTCATACTCCATGCTGTAGATGAAAAGTGCCATTGCTGTTTTCATCTGGTTTTCCTCGATGTAGTAGTGCCCGAGGTTTCTGTAGCATCTTGCAATGTCCTGTGGATAATAGGCATATTGCAGTGCATCTGTTGTTCGAATGAAGTATTCGTTGTAGTTGTAGGTATGTATCCTGTAGATTTCGGTAAGCTCAAGGATGATTCTTGCAGAAACCGGATTTATCTTATTGGCCTTTTTAAGGTACTTTTCGGCATTGTCATAATCCTTTGTTTCAAGAAGCAGGAATCCGTAGACATAGTACAAATCAAGCAGTGGCTGATCGTCGGGAATGTATCTCAACTCCTTTTTGGCACCGATGTATTTTCGAAATAGTATTTCCTCCAGGGGATTTGTGAAATAGTGGTATTCGCTAACCTTGTCGTCTTCGAACATTCCAGGAAATGTTTTCATGAATTCATTTAGCTTTTCCAATGGTTTTTCATAGTTTCCATTTTCAATGTCATAATAAATATCGTTTAGAATGTCCATTATAGGATTTTCCTCATTGGAAATGTCAATATATTCCTGTTTTTCATCTTCGCTTAAGCAATCCCACATAAGACGTGATATTTCCTTGATTATCTCCTTGTTGTATGGATGATCCTGGTAGACTTCTATTTGGCTTGACAGGTACTGCCTGTTTAAATCTTTGTTTGAACCAAGATTGGATTTGATTTCTTTTATTATATCTTCGTACATTAACACACCAAAAGTTACTTTAATGGGTAAGGTTTTTATATTACCTCTTACCTATCTAAATATGTATAAAAACTTATTTTTATATTTAATTTAAAAAATTTTAAGGTGATTATTAAATGGCAAATCAACCAATATTTATCCTTCCTGAAGGAACTGAAAGATATTCAAAAAGAGACGCTTTAAGAATGAATATCACAGCTGCTAAAGTATTAGCAGGTATTGTAAGAACTACATTAGGTCCTAAAGGTATGGACAAAATGTTAACCAATTCATTAGGTGATGTTACAGTCACCAACGATGGTGCAACCATCATGCAGGAAATGGAAATCAACCAACCTGCAGCTAGAATGTTAGTGGAAACCGCTAAAAAACAAGAACAAATCGTCGGAGACGGAACCACATCTGTTGTTGTTATTGCTGGTGAATTATTGGCAAAAGCTGAAGAGTTACTCGAAGACGGAATTGCAACATCCGTTGTAGTAAAAGGTTACAGAAATGCTACCAAAAAGGCTGTTGAATTATTAAAAGACATCGCAATTGATGCCGATGATGAAGAAACTCTTAAAAAAGTTGCTGTAACTGCTATGAGTGGTAAAGGTTCAGACTATGCAAAAGAACACTTAGCAGATTTAGTTGTAAAAGCAGCATTAAGAATCAAAGAGGATGGAAAATCCGATATCGATAATATTAACATCCAAAGGGTTTCAGGAGACTCTGTGGAAGATTCATTTTTAGCAGAAGGTATCATCATTGATAAGGCACCTGTTTCCAAAAACATGCCTAAGGATGTTGAAGATGCAAAAATTGCTATCATGAAATATCCTATTGAGTTAAAAGACATCAATACTGATACCAAAATAGACATTACAAGTCCTGACCAGTTTGAACTATTCCTCAAACAGGAAGAAGACATGATTAAGGAGTTAGTGCAAAAAATCATCGACTCCGGTGCTAATGTACTGTTCTGTCAAAAAGGTATTGACGACATGGCTGAACACTACCTTAAAAAAGCAGGAATCATGGCTTTCAAACGTGTTAAAAAATCTGATATGGAAAGAATCGCAAAAGCTACCGGTGCTAAACTTGTAACCGACATTGAAGATTTATCTGAAGAAAAATTAGGTAAAGCAGGTCACGTATATCTTGATAAAATATTTGATCACGAATTAACCTTAATCGAAGAATGTGACAACCCTAAAGCATCCTCAATCGTTTTAAGAGGAAGTACCCGTTATGTAACCGAACAAATCGCAAGGGCACTTGATGATGCATTAGGAGTAGTTGCAGCAACCATTGAAGAAGGTAAAGTTCTCATTGGTGGTGGAGCATGTGAAATCGATTTAGTAAAACAATTAAGGGAATATGGTGAATCCGTAAGTGGAAGAGAACAATTAGCTATTTTAAAATATGCTGAAGCTCTTGAAGTTATTCCAAGAACCTTAATTGAAAATGCAGGTCTTGACACCATTAACCTGATTGCAGACTTAAAAGCTGCTCATGAAGAAAATCCATTCATCGGAATCAATGTATTTGAAGGTAAAGTAGTTGACATGAAAGATGCAGGCGTAATCGAACCGTTAAGAGTTAAAATCCAAGCTCTCCAATCCGCTGGAGATGCTTCTGAAATGATCTTACGTATTGACGATATGATTGCAGCAAGAAATGCACTCAACTCAACCGGACCTGATGAGTCTGGAAACGATGCAAGTGGTATGCCTCCAATGCCAGGTGCTGGCGGTATGGGCGGAATGCCTCCAATGATGTAAAATTTTTGAATATTTTACATTTTTTTCTTTTTTTATTTCTAAAGCTTATTTTTTAATATACACTCTTAAACATGTTGTTTTTTAATCTAGATAAACTTAAATCAATGGTTTATACTTAAATAACTTTAAAACATGTTCTGTTTTATATGATAACTACTAAAATTACTGTTATAATTTTAATATGGTTAAGTCACTTTAAAAATTATTTCACATAGTTAAATCATTTTACACTATAATTCAAAAAGATATTTACTTTAAACTTAATTTTCACGATATTTTAAACTTATTTTTTAAAATTAGACTTATTTCATCGGATTTAGTAAATAAAAAGGTTTATATAAGATATTTATAATAAATATCTTTACAGTGCAATTCAGTTTGCACGTTGTTTAAAAAATTGTTATGGAGGTAAATTATTTTGAACAATAAAATATTGCTCACTTTTTTGGTATTGCTCATGGCCGTTTTGGCTGTCGGCGCAGTATCAGCTAGTGATGTAAATGTTACAGATTCAGATGCTATTGGCTTAGTAGATGACACATCAGATGTTTCAGTCCCACTGGAGAATACTGCTGACTCATCAGAAATTTCTGTATCAAGTGATTCAAATGTTGATAATGATTCATCTAAAGTTTCTCTATCAAGTGAAGAAGTTTTAGAATCTGCAGATTCAAATACTTTATCAACTAACTCAAACAATAATGATTCTTTAGATAGTGATGATGGGATTACTGTTCTTTCCGAATCAAGTGCTGAATTGACAAATGACAGTAATAATTCTTCAAAAATTATTGTATCTAAGACAATCACTGCAAAGAACATTTCTAAATATTATAAAGGATCTACTCAATATACTGCAACTTTCTTAGATGCTTACGGTAATGTTTTGAATAATACTGATGTAAAGATTACCGTTAACGGTGTTACATACACCAAAAAAACAAATGCAAATGGGGTAGTTTCCTTAGCGATAAATCTTAAGCCTGGAACATATAAGGTGGTTGCCGTTAATCCGGTTACTGGCTATAGTCTGACAACAACCTATAGGATATTGTCAACAATTACCGCAAGCAATATCAATAAGGTTTATACCGACGCCAGAAAGTTCACCGCAACATTCTATAAGAGCAACGGTAATGTATTGGCTAAAAAGACAATCAAGTTTAAGATTAATGGAAAAACTTACAAAGTGAAAACTAATAGTAAAGGAGTGGCTAGTTTATCATTAAAAACCCTTAAAAAAGGGACTTACAAAATTATATCTTATAATACAGATGGTTTGACAAAAACCAATACTGTTAAAGTAGTTAAATCAACTACTTCTTCTTTAACAACTTATACTTATACATTCCTTAAAAGCGATACCAAAAAGATTAAGGTAAGATTGCTTAATAAATTTGGTTACGCTCCGGGAAGCGGAAAAATTATTAAAATCAAGATAAACGGTAAGACATATTCTAAAAAGACTAATTCAAATGGTTATGCAATATTGAACTTGCCGTCCCTTAAGGTAGGAACATACACTGTTAAATATTCCTTTGCAGGAAACAGCTTCTATAAGAAGTCCAGTGCAAGCAACAAAGTATATATAATTCCTACAAAAAATCCTACTTTCACAGTAAAAAGTACAAAAACATTTGGTCATGGTGCAAAAACAGCATTTCAGGTGGCTTTGACCTCTGGAAGTGTTCCTTTGGTTAAAAGAACTGTGACACTTACTGTTGATGGTAAATCTTATACAAAAACCACTAACAGCAACGGTATTGTTGCATTAACAATCAATCTGGATGTCGGTAAATATACAATCACATACAAAAACAATGCTGAATCTAAAGTAAATTCAAAAACAGGTTCAACTGAAATAACAGTTAAGGAAAGAACTCCAACAACTGTTACATGGAAGAGTGGAACTTCTTTCTATCAGGGATCTCAATCATATAAGGTTTTATTGAAGGATTCCTCAGGTAAGGCTTTGGCAAATAAAATTGTTAAATTGACCGTTAACTCTAAAACATATTCCGCCACAACATCCTCAAGTGGTTATGCAACATTTAGCGTCAATGTCGGTCCTGGAAACTATACTGTTTCATATAATTTTGAAGCAAGCGGGGACAATGATTATGCTCCGTCATCAGGATCTACAAAGATTTCAGTTGCTAAAAAGGATACCACCGGATACGGATATTGGCTATTTGGAGGGGATATGAAGAGTGTTAACCTTAAATCATTGGCAACACAGGGAACCAGTGACATATTCCTCAACTACTATGCTCTTGAGGCACATGGTCAGTCTGCTGTAGAGTCATGGATTGCAAGTGCCAATAAAGTAGGAATTAGGGTTCATATTTGGATGCAGACATTCTACTCAGGAGGTAGTTGGGTAAATCCAGTTAAAAATGGTGCAGTAAATACTGCATTCTTTAACCAAAAAATATCCGAAGCTCAAAAGTATGCTAAAATAAAAGGAGTTGCAGGTATACATCTTGACTATTTAAGATATCCTGGAAATGCATATAAAACCTCTGGTGGTACCGCCGCTATCAGTGAATTCACAAGGCAGGTTGCAACTGCTGTGCATAATATTGATTCCGGTTTAATCGTATCATGTGCTATGATGCCTGAAACAACCAGTAACGCATATTATTACGGACAGGATATTTCAGCACTCAGTAAATATCTGGACGTTATTATTCCAATGATTTACAAAGGAAATTATGGAAAGACCTCCTCATGGATTACAACCACTACAAAATGGTTTGTACAACATTCCAACGGAGCTAAAATCTGGGCAGGATTACAAAGTTACAAGTCAGATGATGATGTTACAAAACTCTCCGCATCTGATCTCAAAAAGGATACCCAGGCAGCACTTAACGGTAATGGTGATGGTGCAATCATATTCAGATGGGGAATTACAAACTTCATTAATTTCAATTCCCTAACTGATTTGTCCACATCCCCTTCAACTACAGGTTCTGCATCAATTTCAGATATTGTTGCTGCGGCATATAACTTGAACAATACCATCAAATCAACAGGATCAATTCCAACATCTGTAAGTGTTGGTGGTGCAACTTATTCCACAGCACAGTTCCTGTATATGATGACTAAAGCTGTAGAATATATCAATTCTGGTAAAACTTCTGAAATTTTACCAATATCTGTAGAGGTAGCTGCTAATCCTGATAGCACTGCAAAATCAGGTCAATTGAGTATGGATGAATATCTTGATTTGGCGTCAAGAGTAAGTTCATTCATTTCATCAAATAAATTAGCTCCAAATTATGCAAGCTCCTCATTGGGTAATATCAAGTATC
This window contains:
- the thsA gene encoding thermosome subunit alpha, which codes for MANQPIFILPEGTERYSKRDALRMNITAAKVLAGIVRTTLGPKGMDKMLTNSLGDVTVTNDGATIMQEMEINQPAARMLVETAKKQEQIVGDGTTSVVVIAGELLAKAEELLEDGIATSVVVKGYRNATKKAVELLKDIAIDADDEETLKKVAVTAMSGKGSDYAKEHLADLVVKAALRIKEDGKSDIDNINIQRVSGDSVEDSFLAEGIIIDKAPVSKNMPKDVEDAKIAIMKYPIELKDINTDTKIDITSPDQFELFLKQEEDMIKELVQKIIDSGANVLFCQKGIDDMAEHYLKKAGIMAFKRVKKSDMERIAKATGAKLVTDIEDLSEEKLGKAGHVYLDKIFDHELTLIEECDNPKASSIVLRGSTRYVTEQIARALDDALGVVAATIEEGKVLIGGGACEIDLVKQLREYGESVSGREQLAILKYAEALEVIPRTLIENAGLDTINLIADLKAAHEENPFIGINVFEGKVVDMKDAGVIEPLRVKIQALQSAGDASEMILRIDDMIAARNALNSTGPDESGNDASGMPPMPGAGGMGGMPPMM
- a CDS encoding pseudomurein-binding repeat-containing protein: MNNKILLTFLVLLMAVLAVGAVSASDVNVTDSDAIGLVDDTSDVSVPLENTADSSEISVSSDSNVDNDSSKVSLSSEEVLESADSNTLSTNSNNNDSLDSDDGITVLSESSAELTNDSNNSSKIIVSKTITAKNISKYYKGSTQYTATFLDAYGNVLNNTDVKITVNGVTYTKKTNANGVVSLAINLKPGTYKVVAVNPVTGYSLTTTYRILSTITASNINKVYTDARKFTATFYKSNGNVLAKKTIKFKINGKTYKVKTNSKGVASLSLKTLKKGTYKIISYNTDGLTKTNTVKVVKSTTSSLTTYTYTFLKSDTKKIKVRLLNKFGYAPGSGKIIKIKINGKTYSKKTNSNGYAILNLPSLKVGTYTVKYSFAGNSFYKKSSASNKVYIIPTKNPTFTVKSTKTFGHGAKTAFQVALTSGSVPLVKRTVTLTVDGKSYTKTTNSNGIVALTINLDVGKYTITYKNNAESKVNSKTGSTEITVKERTPTTVTWKSGTSFYQGSQSYKVLLKDSSGKALANKIVKLTVNSKTYSATTSSSGYATFSVNVGPGNYTVSYNFEASGDNDYAPSSGSTKISVAKKDTTGYGYWLFGGDMKSVNLKSLATQGTSDIFLNYYALEAHGQSAVESWIASANKVGIRVHIWMQTFYSGGSWVNPVKNGAVNTAFFNQKISEAQKYAKIKGVAGIHLDYLRYPGNAYKTSGGTAAISEFTRQVATAVHNIDSGLIVSCAMMPETTSNAYYYGQDISALSKYLDVIIPMIYKGNYGKTSSWITTTTKWFVQHSNGAKIWAGLQSYKSDDDVTKLSASDLKKDTQAALNGNGDGAIIFRWGITNFINFNSLTDLSTSPSTTGSASISDIVAAAYNLNNTIKSTGSIPTSVSVGGATYSTAQFLYMMTKAVEYINSGKTSEILPISVEVAANPDSTAKSGQLSMDEYLDLASRVSSFISSNKLAPNYASSSLGNIKYQSLVDTFARIVAFYKVYSRLPDYVTINVEAKSAVVSKTISIKNVITGATNLKNYIEKNKALPSTVTAGGTTFSLPEFLYLMSQAIYQIGNSKTSDIAIISGVSAPTGPSGDTINSELYKDKYLTVAKNVANFISTNKLAPNYASSTLGNIIYNELVDAFSRILAYYGTSSAMPNYVVINYGSSSSSSSSSSSSTITVTGSGLNEKNTISDLSAYKKSTTNCQVNNADIKKVVNSLTSGLTTNLAKATAIFNYVRDSLSYSFYYDTKYGAVNTLKYKAGNCVDHSHLLVAMFRTAGLAARYVHGVCTFSSGSTYGHVWTQVLVDGMWVCADATSSRNSLGKINNWNTKSYSLNAKYASLPF